The following proteins are co-located in the Malus sylvestris chromosome 13, drMalSylv7.2, whole genome shotgun sequence genome:
- the LOC126595917 gene encoding VAN3-binding protein-like, with product MDPVQAALFLPPETPREPMEFLSRSWSVSALEVSKALAPPPGQTQLTNLNLSSAVNGGGGGPILEDLAGEIDESATFSGNPFSFASSETSQLVMERIMSQSQEVSPRTSGRLSHSSGPLNGSLTDSPPVSPSEIDDVKYGRSNNHHNTQFRAATPSGAPVSGGGKTVGRWLKDRREKKKEEARALNAQLHAAVSVAGVASAIAAIAAATAASSGSGKDEHMAKTDMAVASAATLVAAQCVEAAEAMGAEREHLATVVSSAVNVRSAGDIMTLTAAAATALRGAATLKARALKEVWNIAAVIPVEKGSGVVGNGSNGNSNSSFSGELVPEENFLGICSRELLAKGCELLKRTRGGDLHWKIVSVYIHRTGQVMLKMKSRHVAGTITKKKKNVVLEVIKDMPAWPGRHLLEGGEHRRYFGLKTVMRGVVEFECRNQREYDIWTLGVSRLLSIVAERHNRHRI from the exons ATGGACCCGGTACAGGCCGCCCTGTTCCTGCCACCGGAGACTCCCCGCGAGCCCATGGAGTTCCTCTCCCGCTCTTGGAGCGTCTCAGCTCTCGAAGTCTCCAAAGCCTTGGCCCCACCCCCTGGCCAGACCCAACTCACAAACCTCAACCTCAGCTCTGCCGTCAATGGCGGTGGCGGTGGTCCCATACTAGAGGACCTTGCCGGGGAGATAGACGAGAGCGCCACTTTTTCTGGCAACCcattttcttttgcttcttcCGAGACCTCTCAGCTCGTCATGGAGCGTATCATGTCACAGTCG caAGAGGTATCTCCACGAACATCCGGCAGGCTGTCGCACAGCAGTGGTCCTCTCAACGGTTCCTTAACCGACAGCCCACCTGTGTCCCCCTCCGAAATCGACGATGTTAAG TATGGACGCTCTAACAACCACCACAACACCCAATTCAGAGCCGCCACTCCTAGTGGCGCCCCCGTGTCTGGTGGTGGTAAGACGGTGGGCAGGTGGCTTAAGGataggagggagaagaagaaagaggaggctaGAGCCCTGAATGCTCAGCTTCATGCTGCTGTTTCTGTTGCTGGGGTGGCTTCTGCCATTGCCGCCATTGCTGCCGCCACTGCCGCCTCATCTGGGTCGGGGAAAGATGAGCATATGGCGAAGACTGACATGGCTGTGGCCTCTGCTGCCACTTTGGTTGCTGCCCAGTGTGTGGAGGCGGCTGAGGCCATGGGAGCTGAGCGGGAACACCTTGCTACGGTTGTCAGCTCTGCCGTGAACGTCCGGTCTGCTGGCGATATCATGACCTTAACTGCTGCAGCAGCAACAG CCTTACGCGGTGCAGCGACATTGAAGGCGAGGGCGTTGAAGGAAGTGTGGAATATAGCTGCAGTTATCCCTGTTGAGAAAGGCTCAGGAGTAGTTGGTAACGGAAGTAACGGTAATTCCAACAGTAGTTTCAGTGGTGAACTTGTCCCTGAAGAGAATTTTCTCGGCATCTGCAGTAGAGAATTGCTTGCAAAGGGTTGTGAGCTCCTCAAGCGCACCCGCGGAG GTGATCTTCATTGGAAAATCGTCTCTGTTTATATCCATCGAACGGGTCAG GTTATGCTGAAGATGAAGAGCAGGCATGTTGCTGGGACcatcacaaaaaagaaaaaga ATGTGGTGCTGGAAGTGATCAAGGACATGCCGGCTTGGCCCGGCCGCCACTTGCTCGAGGGGGGCGAGCACCGGCGTTACTTTGGGCTCAAGACTGTTATGCGCGGAGTTGTGGAGTTTGAGTGCCGGAACCAGAGGGAGTACGACATTTGGACTCTGGGCGTGTCGAGGCTCCTCAGCATTGTTGCAGAGAGGCACAATAGACATAGGATCTAG
- the LOC126595922 gene encoding chlorophyllase-2-like — protein sequence MTAMSSSASSSSIAISGTNVFEIGTYKVVLQIIEAAERSACSSKTKSSSSSSTSPPTNPPPPKPLLIGMPCEAAGEFPVLLLLHGYLLSNSFYSQLISHIASHGFIVIAPQLYTIAGPDTTDEIKSTAAITNWLSNGLQPLLPPNVQANLSKLGLAGHSRGGKVSFALALGKEEIGTSLKFSALIGIDPVDGMDKGKQTPPPVLTYAPHSFDLDMAVMVIGSGLGEVKKNPLFPPCAPKGVNHEDFFNECRKPACYFVAKDYGHLDMLDDETKGIRGKATYCLCKNGQSREPMRRFVGGVVVAFIKAYLEGDSSHLLAIREGVETLPIELQSVKFPL from the exons ATGACAGCCATGTCCTCCtccgcttcttcttcttcgattgcCATCTCTGGTACAAATGTTTTTGAGATTGGAACTTACAAAGTTGTCCTCCAGATAATTGAAGCAGCAGAGAGGAGTGCATGCAGCAGCAAAACcaagtcgtcgtcgtcgtcgtcaacTTCTCCTCCTACTAATCCACCGCCTCCAAAACCACTATTGATTGGCATGCCTTGTGAAGCTGCTGGAGAGTTCCCAGTGTTGCTGCTCCTCCATGGTTACCTTCTCTCCAACTCCTTCTACTCCCAGCTTATCAGCCACATCGCTTCTCATGGCTTCATTGTCATTGCCCCTcag TTATATACCATAGCTGGACCAGACACAACTGATGAGATCAAGTCCACAGCTGCAATAACAAACTGGTTATCTAATGGACTTCAACCCTTGCTTCCACCCAATGTTCAGGCAAATCTAAGCAAGCTAGGACTCGCCGGCCATAGCCGCGGAGGCAAGGTTTCATTTGCACTAGCTTTAGGGAAAGAAGAAATTGGCACCAGCTTAAAGTTTTCAGCCCTAATCGGCATTGACCCGGTTGACGGAATGGACAAAGGGAAACAAACTCCTCCGCCAGTGCTAACCTATGCTCCTCATTCATTTGATCTTGACATGGCGGTGATGGTGATCGGTTCGGGTTTGGGAGAAGTGAAAAAGAACCCTCTATTCCCTCCTTGTGCTCCAAAGGGTGTTAACCATGAGGACTTCTTCAACGAATGCCGGAAACCGGCTTGTTATTTTGTGGCGAAGGATTATGGCCATCTTGACATGCTAGACGATGAGACCAAAGGGATTAGAGGGAAAGCTACGTATTGTTTGTGCAAAAATGGGCAGTCTAGGGAGCCCATGAGGAGGTTTGTTGGAGGGGTTGTGGTTGCTTTCATAAAAGCTTATTTAGAAGGTGATAGTAGCCACTTATTGGCTATAAGAGAAGGGGTTGAGACTTTGCCAATAGAgcttcaaagtgtt
- the LOC126595925 gene encoding protein LIFEGUARD 4-like, which produces MALPFGKGGDVESGQNGQLYPNQMETPQLRWAFIRKVYMIVAFQLLLTVGVASAVVSIPSIPGFVRSVAGTVTFVFIMVSTVGVAIGLYFYHKKHPWNYVLLTLFTILLAVTVGFACSFRAGKSVLLAVILTATVVVALTLYTFWAVKRGADFSFLGPFLFAATLMLLMFGLIQILLPLGPFSRMVYSAIGALLCCAYIVYDTDNLIKRLSYDEYIFGALSIYIDIVQLFLFLLSLISGGK; this is translated from the exons ATGGCTCTACCGTTCGGGAAGGGTGGTGACGTGGAGTCGGGGCAGAATGGGCAACTTTACCCGAATCAGATGGAGACCCCTCAGCTCCGATGGGCCTTCATTCGGAAGGTTTACATGATCGTCGCTTTTCAGCTGCTTCTCACCGTCGGTGTCGCCTCTGCCGTTGTCTCCATCCCCTCCATTCCCGGCTTCGTCAGATCCGTGGCCGGCACCGTCACGTTCGTTTTCATTATGGTGTCCACGGTTGgag TTGCGATTGGGTTGTACTTTTACCACAAGAAGCATCCGTGGAATTATGTGCTTCTTACTCTCTTTACGATTTTACTTGCGGTTACGGTGGGATTCGCTTGTTCCTTCCGAGCAG GGAAGAGCGTTCTTCTAGCTGTGATTCTGACTGCTACGGTTGTGGTCGCCTTAACTCTATACACATTCTGGGCAGTGAAGAGAGGCGCGGACTTCAGCTTCCTCGGGCCATTTTTGTTCGCTGCAACCCTCATGCTTTTGATGTTTGGTCTCATCCAG ATATTGTTGCCTCTGGGGCCGTTTTCAAGGATGGTGTATTCTGCAATCGGAGCTCTCCTATGCTGTGCTTACATTGTGTACGACACTGACAATCTGATAAAGAGGCTCAGCTACGATGAATACATATTCGGTGCACTCTCCATATATATTGATATCGTCCAACTCTTCTTGTTTCTGCTCTCTTTGATCAGCGGTGGTAAGTAA